A genomic segment from Gracilimonas sediminicola encodes:
- a CDS encoding efflux RND transporter permease subunit codes for MLNKTIRFFLENKLVAVLLLTLLVGWGLSTAPFDWNLNSIPRDPVPVDAIPDLGENQQIVFTEWPGRSPQDVEDQITYPLTTELLTVPGIKTIRSSSMIGTSSIYVIFEEDVDFYWSRSRILEKLNALPAGTLPADAKPTLGPDATGLGQIFWYTLEGRDKEGNPAAGWDPQELRSIQDFYVEYGLSGAEGVAEVSSIGGFIQEYQIELNPNSMKVYGVTLPQVFNAVKKSNSEVGARTVELNNAEYLVRGLGYIKELEDLEQAVVKVSDNTPIRIQDVGFVTRGPGLRRGLLDKGGAEAVGGVVVARQGANPMQVINNVKAKIKEISPGLPSKTLQDGTVSKVEVVPFYDRGELIQETLGTLEEALTLQILITIIVIVVMVLNLRTSLLISAMLPIAVLMSFIAMRYFNVDANIVALSGIAIAIGTIVDMGVILSENMLRHMEEMDDDESLLEVIYNATTEVASAVLTAVTTTIVSFLPVFTMVASEGKLFKPLAYTKTFALVASIIIAITLIPPFAHWLFSIKVDKRKVKLGWNALLILTGILSLSFVTPWLGLALIGFGLINGGRLFVSHAHQQRMTYLNNVLTVAIVTWLLTKYWLPFGPSVSLTGNLIFVVGLIVIILAFFWFVIRYYAQLIRWCLEHKKSFLALPTSLVIFGVVAWLGFNSTFGFVAKGFDKVGVNIRTTSVWSSATHAFPGFGKEFMPALDEGAFLLMPTTLPHAGIEEVKDIVQKLDMRVSSIPEVKIAVGKSGRTNSALDPAPISMFENLIQYKSEYKTDENGRRVRFKVDNDGTYVRDDKGELIPDAGGEYYRQWRDHIQSTDDIWEEIVKATRIPGTTSAPKLQPIQTRQVMLQSGMRAPMGIKVKGPDLQTIDRFALQLEEKLQGAPGVKSQSVFADRIVGKPYLEINWNRKQLARYGLNIQDVQEFIAVGIGGMPLTTTVEGRERYPVRVRFGREFRDDPQKIAEMLVPTNTGAEVPLGQLASIDYRQGAQSIKSEDTFLVSYVIFDKVDGMAEVEVVEGVRAYLESQIDDGNLVVPSSVSYEFAGSYENQVRAEKRLSIILPIALFLIFLIMYFQFKSTATTGMIFTSIFVAWAGGFILIWLYGQPWFMDFSIFGQNMRELFQMGTINLSVAVWVGFIALFGIASDGGVVMATYLDQLFDKRKPKTIEEVRETVVEASSRRIRPTLMTTATTILALIPVLTSTGRGADIMVPMAIPSVGGMLFQVITLFVVPVLYAIWKEFQLNKSLPS; via the coding sequence ATGTTAAACAAAACAATAAGATTTTTTCTTGAAAATAAATTGGTGGCAGTTTTGCTACTCACTCTGCTTGTTGGGTGGGGTTTATCAACAGCGCCATTTGATTGGAATCTTAATTCAATTCCCAGAGACCCAGTTCCCGTTGATGCTATTCCTGATTTAGGTGAAAACCAACAAATCGTTTTCACAGAATGGCCAGGACGCTCTCCTCAGGATGTTGAGGATCAGATTACCTATCCGCTCACAACAGAATTATTAACAGTTCCGGGTATTAAAACCATCCGAAGCAGTTCGATGATTGGGACATCCAGTATTTATGTGATCTTTGAAGAGGATGTCGATTTTTATTGGAGCCGCTCACGTATTCTCGAAAAACTAAATGCTTTGCCTGCCGGAACACTTCCCGCTGATGCAAAACCAACACTAGGCCCTGATGCTACCGGGCTTGGACAAATTTTTTGGTACACTTTGGAAGGGCGAGATAAAGAGGGAAACCCGGCAGCTGGATGGGACCCTCAGGAACTCAGAAGTATTCAAGACTTTTATGTTGAATATGGGCTTTCCGGCGCTGAAGGCGTTGCGGAGGTTTCCTCCATCGGCGGGTTTATTCAAGAATATCAGATTGAGCTTAATCCAAACTCCATGAAGGTCTATGGTGTGACGCTTCCTCAGGTCTTTAATGCCGTGAAAAAGAGTAATAGTGAGGTCGGTGCCAGAACAGTGGAACTCAATAACGCTGAATATCTGGTCAGAGGTTTAGGATATATCAAAGAGCTTGAGGATTTAGAACAAGCTGTTGTTAAAGTCAGCGATAATACTCCGATTAGAATTCAGGATGTTGGATTTGTAACGAGAGGCCCAGGCCTGCGACGAGGCCTGCTTGATAAAGGAGGGGCGGAAGCAGTCGGAGGGGTTGTGGTTGCCCGACAAGGTGCAAACCCGATGCAGGTTATCAATAACGTTAAAGCTAAGATAAAAGAAATATCGCCTGGGTTACCATCAAAAACGTTACAGGATGGCACTGTTTCTAAAGTAGAAGTAGTCCCCTTTTACGACAGAGGTGAACTGATTCAAGAAACATTGGGCACACTAGAAGAGGCACTCACCCTACAAATTCTGATAACTATAATTGTCATTGTGGTCATGGTTCTCAACTTGAGAACATCATTACTGATATCAGCGATGTTACCGATAGCCGTTCTGATGTCTTTTATTGCTATGCGCTATTTTAATGTCGATGCCAATATTGTTGCTCTGTCCGGTATTGCGATTGCGATTGGTACTATTGTGGATATGGGCGTTATTCTTTCTGAAAATATGCTTCGGCACATGGAAGAGATGGACGATGATGAATCCCTATTAGAGGTAATCTACAATGCTACCACCGAAGTTGCTTCAGCCGTTCTTACAGCCGTAACAACAACGATTGTAAGCTTTCTTCCAGTCTTTACGATGGTTGCATCAGAAGGAAAACTGTTTAAGCCGCTCGCTTATACTAAAACATTTGCCCTGGTCGCCTCCATTATTATTGCTATTACACTCATTCCGCCATTTGCTCACTGGCTGTTCTCCATCAAAGTTGATAAGCGAAAGGTTAAACTGGGTTGGAATGCGTTGCTTATTCTTACAGGCATTCTGTCTTTATCCTTTGTTACACCTTGGCTTGGATTGGCTTTGATCGGTTTTGGGCTCATAAACGGTGGTCGTCTATTCGTTTCACATGCACATCAACAGCGCATGACCTATCTCAATAATGTGCTTACGGTGGCTATTGTTACATGGCTCTTGACCAAATACTGGTTACCGTTTGGGCCAAGCGTCTCATTGACCGGAAACCTTATCTTTGTAGTCGGTCTCATTGTTATCATCTTAGCTTTCTTTTGGTTTGTAATCAGATACTACGCCCAACTTATACGTTGGTGTCTGGAACATAAAAAATCATTCCTTGCGCTGCCGACCAGTTTGGTCATCTTTGGCGTTGTTGCTTGGCTCGGCTTTAACTCCACCTTTGGTTTTGTGGCAAAAGGATTTGATAAAGTAGGGGTTAATATTAGAACGACGTCTGTATGGTCATCAGCCACCCATGCGTTTCCCGGTTTTGGTAAAGAGTTTATGCCAGCCCTTGATGAAGGCGCCTTCTTACTCATGCCAACGACACTTCCTCATGCGGGTATTGAAGAGGTCAAAGATATCGTGCAAAAACTCGATATGCGCGTGAGTTCCATTCCTGAAGTAAAAATAGCTGTTGGTAAAAGTGGTCGTACCAACTCAGCGCTTGATCCGGCTCCCATCTCCATGTTTGAAAATCTCATTCAGTATAAATCTGAATATAAAACTGATGAAAACGGTCGTCGTGTTCGATTCAAAGTGGATAATGATGGCACGTACGTCAGAGATGATAAGGGAGAGCTTATACCTGATGCAGGTGGAGAATACTACCGTCAATGGCGGGATCATATTCAATCAACCGATGATATCTGGGAAGAAATTGTCAAAGCAACACGTATTCCAGGGACAACATCCGCCCCTAAATTACAGCCCATACAAACTCGTCAAGTCATGCTGCAATCAGGTATGCGAGCACCAATGGGTATCAAAGTTAAAGGTCCCGATCTTCAAACCATTGACCGCTTTGCTCTGCAACTTGAGGAAAAGCTTCAAGGAGCGCCGGGTGTTAAAAGTCAATCAGTATTTGCCGACCGCATCGTGGGTAAACCATACCTTGAAATCAACTGGAATAGAAAACAGCTAGCCCGCTACGGATTAAATATCCAAGATGTTCAAGAGTTCATTGCTGTCGGTATCGGTGGTATGCCGCTCACAACAACCGTGGAAGGCAGAGAACGCTATCCGGTACGTGTCAGATTTGGCCGGGAATTCAGGGATGATCCCCAAAAGATTGCTGAAATGCTTGTGCCAACCAATACAGGAGCAGAAGTTCCTCTTGGTCAATTGGCCAGTATTGATTACCGTCAAGGTGCCCAATCCATTAAAAGTGAAGATACCTTCCTCGTCAGCTATGTCATCTTTGATAAAGTCGATGGTATGGCGGAAGTTGAAGTGGTTGAAGGGGTTCGGGCATATCTTGAGAGCCAAATTGATGACGGAAACCTTGTTGTTCCTTCATCAGTGAGCTATGAATTTGCCGGAAGCTATGAAAACCAAGTCAGAGCTGAAAAAAGACTATCCATCATCTTGCCCATAGCGCTTTTCCTGATTTTCCTCATCATGTATTTCCAGTTCAAATCAACCGCCACCACAGGCATGATCTTTACAAGCATATTTGTGGCTTGGGCAGGCGGATTTATACTGATTTGGCTCTACGGACAACCATGGTTTATGGACTTTTCCATCTTCGGTCAAAATATGCGTGAGTTATTCCAGATGGGCACCATCAATCTGAGTGTTGCTGTCTGGGTCGGCTTTATCGCTTTGTTCGGAATAGCCTCAGACGGGGGCGTGGTTATGGCAACCTACCTTGACCAACTTTTCGATAAAAGAAAGCCAAAAACCATAGAAGAGGTTCGTGAAACCGTAGTAGAGGCAAGCTCCAGAAGAATACGCCCGACCCTCATGACCACGGCCACGACTATTTTGGCTCTTATTCCTGTGCTAACATCAACAGGACGAGGTGCAGATATTATGGTGCCCATGGCTATTCCTAGTGTTGGAGGTATGCTGTTTCAAGTCATAACCCTATTTGTTGTTCCAGTGCTTTATGCTATCTGGAAAGAATTTCAACTCAATAAGAGTCTACCATCATGA
- a CDS encoding AraC family transcriptional regulator yields the protein METVELRIKNMVCERCCMMVESQLQDIGLEVLDVELGSAKIKLPNKPPSYEKISTALNKLKFELVSSREEQLIEDIKHALLDLLKNEIDEDLSLSEYLGKQIAKNYSQISKTFSAIHGQTIERFFINLKIEKATEMISYDDKNFSQIAYYLGYKNLQHLSRQFKQVTGMTMSQYKAVQNSSRKGIDKVWGN from the coding sequence ATGGAAACAGTAGAGTTAAGAATTAAAAATATGGTCTGTGAGAGATGCTGTATGATGGTCGAATCACAGCTACAAGATATAGGACTTGAAGTATTAGATGTTGAACTGGGATCTGCAAAGATAAAACTCCCTAATAAGCCACCTTCTTACGAAAAAATAAGTACTGCGCTAAACAAGCTTAAGTTTGAATTGGTCAGTAGCCGTGAAGAACAGTTGATTGAAGATATTAAACATGCCCTTCTGGATTTACTTAAAAATGAGATTGATGAAGATCTAAGCTTATCAGAGTATTTGGGGAAACAAATAGCCAAAAACTACTCTCAAATTTCCAAAACGTTTTCTGCCATACATGGTCAAACCATTGAACGGTTTTTTATCAATTTGAAAATTGAAAAAGCAACAGAGATGATAAGCTATGATGACAAAAATTTTAGTCAGATTGCTTATTACTTAGGCTATAAAAACTTACAGCATCTCTCACGCCAATTTAAGCAAGTAACCGGAATGACAATGAGCCAGTATAAAGCTGTTCAAAATTCTTCCAGAAAAGGAATAGATAAAGTTTGGGGTAATTAG
- a CDS encoding type IV toxin-antitoxin system AbiEi family antitoxin, giving the protein MSLQNDKKIMSLVDNWPSGMVATSTWLKELGISRQLVQKYKQGGWISSVGRGAYRRTNEQVSVYGAVYALQKQLELAIHIGGVSALDQHGVSHYLRLNEKTLFLFSNHQEKLPTWFRKYHWSKEPNHVTTNFLPLAMGIRELEINGFELKVSSTERAILEALYLTPKQLDLVEVYQIIEGLQTLRPSLVQELLENCNSIKVKRLFLYMAEKANLPVLKHLKTDKIDVGSGDRTIVSQGKYVSKYGLTLPQELVDYA; this is encoded by the coding sequence ATGAGTTTACAAAATGACAAAAAGATAATGTCACTCGTTGACAATTGGCCTAGCGGCATGGTGGCCACATCCACATGGCTGAAAGAGCTTGGTATATCCAGACAGCTTGTACAAAAGTATAAGCAAGGTGGCTGGATAAGCTCTGTTGGTAGAGGTGCCTATAGAAGAACAAATGAACAGGTCAGTGTATATGGCGCAGTCTATGCCTTACAAAAGCAGTTAGAACTCGCCATACATATAGGTGGTGTCTCAGCACTCGATCAACATGGGGTAAGCCATTATCTCCGGCTGAATGAGAAAACACTCTTTCTGTTTTCCAATCACCAAGAAAAGCTTCCGACGTGGTTTCGGAAATATCATTGGTCTAAAGAGCCGAACCATGTCACAACAAATTTTCTACCCTTGGCTATGGGTATAAGAGAGTTGGAGATAAACGGTTTTGAATTAAAGGTATCATCCACAGAAAGAGCCATACTTGAAGCACTCTACCTCACCCCTAAGCAACTGGATCTAGTTGAAGTGTATCAGATCATAGAAGGATTACAGACACTCCGCCCGTCTTTGGTTCAAGAGCTTTTAGAAAACTGTAACTCAATAAAGGTTAAACGGCTTTTTCTCTATATGGCAGAGAAGGCAAATTTACCAGTCTTAAAGCATTTGAAGACGGATAAGATAGATGTTGGCTCCGGTGATCGTACAATCGTTTCACAAGGTAAATATGTTTCAAAGTATGGCCTGACCCTACCACAGGAGTTAGTCGATTATGCTT